The sequence TTTTTATCGCAGATATACGCGGATAGAAACAGGGCGAGATGTTCGCAGATAAGCGTGACATGCGAACAGCATTGTGATACACCTTCAATGCTGTTCGCACTTCGTCGCTTCGCGAGCGAGATCCGCATTCCGCGATAGCGGATTGGGGATGGCCGGCTGTGGCGCTCTATCACACGGCCGGGCAAAAAATTAAACATCCGCGGACATCGGGGTTCTTATCCGCATTGATCTGCGATAAAGTCCTGGCGTGGGCTGTTTAAATGCCTGAGCCGAGACAGACAATGACAAAGAGCAAAGAAGACATCGACGCGGAAATACTGGGCGAGATGGACCGGATTCGGGCTGACCGGTACCCTCTGCCAGAATACAACCACATCGGCAGGCGCGGCGTGCGGCGCGTCGACGGCTACGAAAAGGCGAGCGGCAAAGCACTCTACACCATGGACGTGGCGATTCCCGGCATGCTCCATATGCGGTTCCTGACCTCTCCGTACGCACACGCGCGGATCATCAGCATGGATACGCGCAAGGCCGAGAAGCTTTCCGGTGTCCGCTACATCCTCAGATATGACGATCCCGAGTTGCCCGCATTCGCAGAACTGGGAGGCCATGGCCCGACCCGGGCTGTGGTTTTTCCCCATATAGCCCATTTCCAGGGTGAGGAAGTGGGCGCTGCCGTAGCAGCAGACACGGAAGAGATCGCCTGCCTGGCGCTCAAATTGATCGAGGTGGAATGGGAAGAACGGCCGTTCGTGCTTGAGGTGGATAAAGCGCTCGAATCAAGCGCTCCCTTAGCCAATCCTGAAGTGCATCCCGAAAGCAATCTATACAATGAGGGCTGGCACGATGTGGAGGAACTGGGCGACGTAGAGAAAGGCCTTGCTAATGCGGATGTGGTAGTGGAGTTCACCGCGAGACGCCGCCTGCACACGTGGATAGGCCCCGAGCGGCCGTGCGGGGTCTTCCGATGGAATGGTGAGTATCCCGAGGTGTGGGTCAAGCAGCAGCGGCCGCACATAGCCAAGCGCGTGATCTCCACATGGTTCGGCGGCATTCCCATGAACAGAATCCTTCTCCACTGTCTCTACCAGGGGGCAAGCTTCGGCGGATGGAGCCAGGTAGCGTGGAACATGGGCGGCACCTATTGTGCCGCTCTGATTGCGAGGCGGACCGGAAGGCCCGTCAAATGGACGTTAGCAGGCGCGAGGATTTTTATGGCGGCGAAATGGACGAAGGCATGTATCGCTTTACGGTAGGCGCAACGAAGGATGGAACGATCCTTGCGGTGAAAGGCCACGCCCAACTCTCCAACCAATACTTCCCTGTGTTTGGTTTTACGACCCATTTTCTGGAGAACACAAAGATTCCCAACGTGTACGGCCGCCTGCAGGCCCTGCAGGTGAACAAGGGAGTGAATGTTCCGACACGATGCGAACAGAACCCGAACTGCCTGAGCTTCACCCTTGTGTTCGACCACATCGCAGATGCCCTGAACCTTGACCCCGTTGATGTCGCTTTGAAGAATGACGGCTGCCACGGCCATGATATGGCGTGGCTTGAGACGCGAAAGGTTGAGATGGGGTTCTCAAGAAAAGACAGCCTCAAGGAATGCGTGGAACGGGGTAAGCTGGCCATAGACTGGGACAGCACATGGCATGCGCCCGGTACGAAGCGACTGACCAATGGCAGAATGCACGGCATAGCCTTCACATGGACCCACGAGTGGGAAGATTCGGCGGGAT comes from Syntrophorhabdales bacterium and encodes:
- a CDS encoding molybdopterin cofactor-binding domain-containing protein is translated as MTKSKEDIDAEILGEMDRIRADRYPLPEYNHIGRRGVRRVDGYEKASGKALYTMDVAIPGMLHMRFLTSPYAHARIISMDTRKAEKLSGVRYILRYDDPELPAFAELGGHGPTRAVVFPHIAHFQGEEVGAAVAADTEEIACLALKLIEVEWEERPFVLEVDKALESSAPLANPEVHPESNLYNEGWHDVEELGDVEKGLANADVVVEFTARRRLHTWIGPERPCGVFRWNGEYPEVWVKQQRPHIAKRVISTWFGGIPMNRILLHCLYQGASFGGWSQVAWNMGGTYCAALIARRTGRPVKWTLAGARIFMAAKWTKACIALR